A genomic segment from Gadus morhua chromosome 4, gadMor3.0, whole genome shotgun sequence encodes:
- the LOC115543001 gene encoding splicing factor, arginine/serine-rich 19, with the protein MSLDKEGVPDHVIGSSCQMRTLDSGIGTFPPPRPLGRRPLPQSQSSPGGGAVRAGGPCSPLGPPPPPPPPPPPPPPPRQLPGSAASVRTSDSVAPPPTEPHNTAPSSDCSGRHRLSLKGSREAISTTNQEEEEEEEEEEEEEERDGGMRSQRLLSPDRTLRACTYTGTSTETQAEDHSPGLKALSLEPPLSIMDCYRDDAFRRLEMGGGGSPTTTNQGTAST; encoded by the exons ATGAGCCTGGACAAAGAAGGCGTTCCAGACCATGTGATCG gctcCTCCTGCCAGATGAGGACTCTGGACAGCGGCATCGGGACCTTCCCCCCCCCGCGACCCCTGggccgccgccccctcccccagtcccagtccagccccggggggggggcggtgcggGCAGGAGGCCCCTGCAGCCCCCTGGGaccgcctcctccgcctcctccacctcctccacctcctccacccccacgaCAGCTCCCTGGGAGCGCCGCGTCGGTGAGGACCTCGGACagtgtggccccgccccccacggAGCCTCACAACACAGCGCCCTcctcag ATTGCTCCGGAAGACATCGGTTGAGTCTAAAGGGTTCTCGTGAAGCCATCTCCACCACCaatcaagaggaggaggaggaggaggaggaggaggaggaggaggaggagcgagatgGGGGAATGAGGAGCCAGCGCCTCCTATCTCCT GACAGGACCCTGCGAGCGTGCACGTACACGGGCACCAGCACTGAGACGCAAGCTGAGGACCACAGTCCag GGCTGAAAGCGCTGAGTTTGGAGCCGCCGCTGTCCATCATGGACTGTTACCGTGACGACGCCTTCCGTCGTCTGGagatggggggcgggggttccCCCACTACGACCAATCAGGGGACAGCCTCGAC gtag